Proteins encoded within one genomic window of Rhododendron vialii isolate Sample 1 chromosome 1a, ASM3025357v1:
- the LOC131319236 gene encoding uncharacterized protein LOC131319236 isoform X2: MLTSAATLNSTSLAALGVISPTNTSRMRLQRTQPVSLWSSSPQNLLKPRIISTTTATGGGGSWETETSVKTAVAAVDSSGPAEKTSTKYYFVVANAKFMLDEEEHFQEQLFERLRLYGERNKEQDFWLVIEPKFLEKFPKIAGRLKRPAVALVSTNGTWITFMKLRLDRVLSESFEADSLAEALASNPVDLDFEKPEKWVAPYPKYESGWWETFLPPCSAKHNA, translated from the exons ATGTTAACTTCAGCAGCAACCCTAAATTCGACCTCGTTAGCCGCCTTGGGAGTAATTTCGCCCACAAACACCAGCCGAATGCGCCTCCAGCGAACCCAACCGGTGTCATTATGGTCCTCATCGCCACAAAATTTGCTCAAACCGAGGAttatctccaccaccaccgccacggGCGGCGGCGGCAGCTGGGAAACAGAAACCTCCGTCAAGACAGCTGTTGCCGCCGTCGATTCCTCCGGCCCTGCCGAAAAG ACGAGCACCAAGTACTATTTTGTGGTAGCAAATGCAAAGTTCATGCTGGATGAAGAGGAGCACTTCCAGGAGCAGTTGTTTGAGCGGCTTCGACTTTATGGAGAGCGAAACAAAGAGCAGGACTTCTGGCTTGTGATTGAACCCAAGTTCCTGGAAAAATTTCCCAAAATTGCCGGGCGACTGAAGAGACCTGCTGTTGCTCTTGTTTCAACCAATGGTACATGGATCAC GTTCATGAAGTTAAGGCTGGATAGAGTTCTATCAGAAAGCTTCGAAGCAGATAGTCTGGCAGAAGCATTGGCATCTAATCCTGTCGATCTAGATTTTGAGAAGCCAGAAAAATGGGTGGCACCGTATCCAAAATATGAGAGTGGCTGGTGGGAAACCTTCTTGCCACCATGTTCTGCAAAGCATAATGCGTGA
- the LOC131319236 gene encoding uncharacterized protein LOC131319236 isoform X1 translates to MLTSAATLNSTSLAALGVISPTNTSRMRLQRTQPVSLWSSSPQNLLKPRIISTTTATGGGGSWETETSVKTAVAAVDSSGPAEKQQTSTKYYFVVANAKFMLDEEEHFQEQLFERLRLYGERNKEQDFWLVIEPKFLEKFPKIAGRLKRPAVALVSTNGTWITFMKLRLDRVLSESFEADSLAEALASNPVDLDFEKPEKWVAPYPKYESGWWETFLPPCSAKHNA, encoded by the exons ATGTTAACTTCAGCAGCAACCCTAAATTCGACCTCGTTAGCCGCCTTGGGAGTAATTTCGCCCACAAACACCAGCCGAATGCGCCTCCAGCGAACCCAACCGGTGTCATTATGGTCCTCATCGCCACAAAATTTGCTCAAACCGAGGAttatctccaccaccaccgccacggGCGGCGGCGGCAGCTGGGAAACAGAAACCTCCGTCAAGACAGCTGTTGCCGCCGTCGATTCCTCCGGCCCTGCCGAAAAG CAACAGACGAGCACCAAGTACTATTTTGTGGTAGCAAATGCAAAGTTCATGCTGGATGAAGAGGAGCACTTCCAGGAGCAGTTGTTTGAGCGGCTTCGACTTTATGGAGAGCGAAACAAAGAGCAGGACTTCTGGCTTGTGATTGAACCCAAGTTCCTGGAAAAATTTCCCAAAATTGCCGGGCGACTGAAGAGACCTGCTGTTGCTCTTGTTTCAACCAATGGTACATGGATCAC GTTCATGAAGTTAAGGCTGGATAGAGTTCTATCAGAAAGCTTCGAAGCAGATAGTCTGGCAGAAGCATTGGCATCTAATCCTGTCGATCTAGATTTTGAGAAGCCAGAAAAATGGGTGGCACCGTATCCAAAATATGAGAGTGGCTGGTGGGAAACCTTCTTGCCACCATGTTCTGCAAAGCATAATGCGTGA
- the LOC131319257 gene encoding calcium uniporter protein 5, mitochondrial-like, with protein MWRSSCSILLKQSMAAAVRYRPKPPLGFRTPFGACGCLSAAKSAAPFSSGGGGGGGGGGGGEEGISYGEAKKLMRLVNVEALKMKLLGTEGKEVICYSELLEACESLGVAKSRDEAVAFARILDEAGVVLLFRDKVYLHPDKVVDLVRRAVPLALTPDDDPMRDELRQLQESKEKIDMLAHKQVRRILWSGLGLAIVQVGLFFRLTFWEFSWDIMEPIAFFTTTTGIVIGYAYFMFTSRDPTYQDFMKRLFLSRQRKLIKRQNFDVNRFIELRKKCKCPLDHHTAFVKQRIGVELDPEDALH; from the exons ATGTGGAGATCATCGTGTAGTATTTTGTTGAAGCAGAGCATGGCCGCTGCGGTCCGTTACAGGCCGAAGCCGCCGTTAGGGTTCAGGACTCCGTTCGGAGCCTGTGGTTGCCTTTCCGCCGCCAAATCGGCGGCGCCATTCTCGTCCGGCGGTGGaggaggcggaggcggagggggaggaggagaggaggggATATCGTACGGGGAGGCGAAGAAGCTGATGAGACTGGTGAATGTGGAGGCGTTGAAGATGAAGTTGTTGGGGACGGAGGGGAAGGAGGTGATTTGCTATTCGGAGCTTCTGGAGGCGTGCGAGAGCTTGGGGGTTGCGAAATCGAGGGACGAGGCGGTGGCGTTTGCGAGGATTCTGGATGAGGCTGGGGTTGTGCTTTTGTTCAGAGATAAGGTCTATCTTCATCCCGATAAG GTGGTGGATCTGGTTAGAAGAGCAGTGCCCCTTGCTCTCACACCTGATGATGACCCCATGAGGGACGAGCTGCGGCAGCTTCAGGAGAGTAAAGAAAAAATTGACATGCTGGCACATAAGCAGGTCAGACGTATCCTGTGGTCAGGGCTAGGGTTAGCCATCGTACAGGTTGGCCTCTTCTTCCGCCTGACATTTTGGGAATTCTCGTGGGATATTATGGAGCCTATTGCatttttcaccaccaccaccggcatAGTCATAGGTTATGCCTATTTCATGTTTACGTCAAGAGACCCTACTTACCAAGACTTCATGAAGAGGCTTTTTCTGTCTCGTCAGAGGAAGCTCATCAAGAGGCAGAATTTTGATGTCAACAGGTTCATTGAGTTACGGAAGAAGTGCAAGTGTCCCCTAGATCATCACACTGCCTTTGTGAAACAAAGGATAGGGGTGGAATTGGATCCGGAAGATGCGTTACATTAG
- the LOC131319250 gene encoding bifunctional bis(5'-adenosyl)-triphosphatase/adenylylsulfatase FHIT translates to MVKALKVLVPSLSSSAFRSFNSLCSSATLRHIAAAAVTSNNKSALNHHSVIARASSTYTRSKMESEHYTFGPYKISFKEVFYSTDLSYAMVNLRPVLPGHVLVCPRREVKRFADLTAEETSDLWLTAQKIGKRLEQHHKASSLTFTIQDGPQAGQSVPHVHIHILPRKGGDFQENDEIYDAIDGKEKELKQNLDLDKERKDRSFEEMAEEAEEYRRLLS, encoded by the exons ATGGTAAAGGCCTTGAAGGTGCTCgtgccctctctctcctcctccgcctTCAGGAGCTTCAATTCACTCTGCTCCTCCGCTACCCTCCGCCACATCGCCGCCGCCGCAGTCACCAGCAACAACAAGTCCGCCTTGAATCATCATTCAGTCATCGCCAGAGCTTCGTCTACGTACACACGGTCCAAG ATGGAATCGGAGCATTATACGTTTGGACCGTACAAAATCTCTTTCAAGGAAGTGTTCTACTCCACTGATCTATCGTACGCCATGGTCAACCTCCGCCCTGTTTTGCCTGGT CATGTGCTTGTCTGCCCAAGGCGTGAAGTGAAGCGCTTTGCTGATCTCACTGCTGAGGAGACTAGTGATCTATGGCTTACTGCGCAGAAGATTGGTAAACGACTGGAGCAACACCACAAAGCATCGTCACTAACGTTTACTATCCAA GATGGTCCCCAGGCTGGACAATCCGTCCCTCATGTTCATATCCATATACTTCCTCGTAAAGGTGGAGACTTTCAGGAAAATGATGAGATCTACGATGCT ATTGATGGTAAGGAGAAGGAACTAAAGCAGAATCTTGACTTGGATAAGGAAAGGAAAGACAGGAGCTTCGAGGAGATGGCTGAAGAGGCAGAAGAATATAGAAGGCTTCTCTCATAG